In Sphaerospermopsis torques-reginae ITEP-024, the genomic window GAAGGCATCCGTCCCAACAGCGCAGATACTTCAGAACCAGCTTGTACAAAGCGGAAAATGTTGTCAACAAACAACAGTACGTCTTGCTTGTTCACATCCCGGAAGTATTCAGCCATTGTCAAACCAGACAAACCAACCCGCATTCTCGCTCCGGGTGGTTCGTTCATTTGACCATAAACGAGAGCAATTTTAGATTCGTTGAGGTTGTCTTTGTTAATAACCCCAGATTCGATCATTTCGTTGTAGAGGTCATTACCTTCGCGGGTTCTTTCACCTACACCAGCGAATACAGACACACCACCGTGTTGAGTAGCGATGTTGTTGATCAATTCCATCATGATCACGGTTTTACCAACACCAGCACCGCCGAACAGACCGATTTTACCACCACGACGGTAGGGAGTTAACAAGTCCACAACCTTGATCCCGGTTTCAAACACAGAAGGCTTGGTTTCCAAGTCTGTGAGTTTGGGAGCTTCGCGGTGAATAGGTAATGTTTCGGTGTTGTTTACAGGACCTTGGTTGTCTACAGGTTCGCCTAAAACGTTGAAAATACGTCCTAATGTGGCTTTACCTACGGGTACGCTGATGGGTGCGCCGGTGTCAACAACTTCTAAACCACGGGTTAAACCGTCGGTGCTGCTCATCGCAACGGCTCTAACTTGGTTATCGCCTAAAAGCTGCTGTACTTCAACGGTGAGGCTGATTTCTTGTCCAGCTTCGTTAGTGCCTTTGATGGTCAAAGCGTTGTAGATTTGGGGTAATTTACCGCCGGGGAACTTAACGTCTACAACCGGACCAATTACTTGGGTAATGTAACCTATGTTTGTTTTTTCTGCGGTGGTGACCATGCTGCGCCTAATGAATGAAGCTATTTTTCAGAGTTGGTCTTCAAAGACCATAAGATCAAGCAATATCATCTTTTAGGTTAGCACTGAATGATCCCATCTTTTCCTTAAATTCATTATTAAAACTAAATGCTGATAGATGCTAATAAATGCTAACATACGATAAAATATACTAAATTATATTCCATGCTTATTAGAGAAGTCTGCGATGTAGGTACGGGTACAAACAATGCTAAATTGATATATTATTATATTACAGCACTTTGCGTAACGTTTAGGTACAAAAACATAAGACAGAATTATTACATCAAGCTAGAAAATAGGATATGAACTGTACTAGATAGACGTGCAAAGTGCTGTATTATAGAATTAGTAAAGTTTTATTAATCAGTAATCAGGAATTAAAAGTAATCATGACAACTCAAGCAGAAATAATCAATCAATTAAAAGTCCTAGAAGCACTTTCTCAACAAGGAGGATATAGTGATATTTTAGCTTCATCACTCAGAAAGATTATTCATCAAGAAAGAGAACATATTCAACAGCAAATCAGAGAATTAGAAAGCGATTTGCAAGTATTTGCGCAGCGTTATCAATGATCATCTGTGGAGTTTTATCAACAATTTAAAGCTGGTAAATTAGGAGATGAAGTTGATTTTGTGGAATGGAGTGCTTTTTATCAAATGTGGTCTGATTTACAAACTCAGTTAGAGTTACTTCACTCAGTCTCTTTATATAGTGATCCGATTTGATTCATGAATTGTTCGTGGAGGCAGGGAACAGGGAACAGGGAACAGGGAACAGGAAAGAAAGCTTTCAGTATGTACTGAGTTCTGTTCAAAAATCAAATAGGAGTCCTATAGATAATAGCTGATTACTGATTACTCACTTACGTTTTCTGATTTTGGGATTTAAACCTACCTGCAATAAAATCTCGCTTTTGCAGATGTTTGGTTTTGCGTTGAGTAACTCTTTCTCTCCACATCTGGAAACTAGAAGATTTCATTTCTCTTCTCATCAAGGCTATTACCTGCTTTTCTAAAAGTCCAAATTGTGTTTCTATTGCTTCAAATGGGGTTCTATCTTCCCAGGCCATTTCGATAATACGATCTATAGTTTCAGGGTCTAAGTCAGGTAATTTCATAAGTTGACAGATGTGGAGAACTAGACAAAAATCTTATTTTGGTATATGTTGATCATACATGATCAAGTAATGAAACAACTGGTAAAAATACGATTTTGAGATCCGATGGCTCCCAACTGCCTCAATTGCCTTAAAATAAGAGTATGTCGCCTCATGCCTATTGCTTATGAACTTC contains:
- the atpD gene encoding F0F1 ATP synthase subunit beta, encoding MVTTAEKTNIGYITQVIGPVVDVKFPGGKLPQIYNALTIKGTNEAGQEISLTVEVQQLLGDNQVRAVAMSSTDGLTRGLEVVDTGAPISVPVGKATLGRIFNVLGEPVDNQGPVNNTETLPIHREAPKLTDLETKPSVFETGIKVVDLLTPYRRGGKIGLFGGAGVGKTVIMMELINNIATQHGGVSVFAGVGERTREGNDLYNEMIESGVINKDNLNESKIALVYGQMNEPPGARMRVGLSGLTMAEYFRDVNKQDVLLFVDNIFRFVQAGSEVSALLGRMPSAVGYQPTLGTDVGALQERITSTTEGSITSIQAVYVPADDLTDPAPATTFAHLDGTTVLSRGLAAKGIYPAVDPLGSTSTMLQPGIVGKEHYDTARAVQSTLQRYKELQDIIAILGLDELSEEDRLTVARARKIERFLSQPFFVAEVFTGSPGKYVKLEDTIKGFQRILSGELDDLPEQAFYLVGDINEAIAKAQKLKG
- a CDS encoding TIGR03643 family protein: MKLPDLDPETIDRIIEMAWEDRTPFEAIETQFGLLEKQVIALMRREMKSSSFQMWRERVTQRKTKHLQKRDFIAGRFKSQNQKT